From the Leptospira congkakensis genome, the window AAAACTACAAACGTAGAACCGCAAACGACTTGTTAAATGCAAGAAAAGAATCCATTAAAAAGTTTGCGGAAGGACTGACGGGAGCTCTCGACAACTTAGAACGAGTTTCTAATGTTCCGAACCAAACTCCGGAAGTGGTAGCTTTCGTAGAAGGGATCAAGATGGTTCAAAAGGAATTTTATTCCGTATTGGAAAAGGAAGGAATCAAACGTTTAGATCCGAAAGGAATGCCGTTTGATCCTATGCTTATGGAAGCAATTGCTTCTGAGGAAAGTGCAGAGTTTGTCGAAGAGACTGTTGTGGAAACTTACCAAGCTGGTTATTACCATGAAGATGGTGAAAACAAACAATCCATTCGACCTGCACGTGTGAAAGTGGGAAAACCACAAAGTTAATATTAGAAAGAAGGAGAAGACTATGTCTAAGGAAAAAATCATAGGTATCGATTTAGGAACCACTAACTCTTGTGTGGCGGTTATGGAAGGTGGAGATCCTGTTGTCATTCAAAACTCAGAAGGGGCAAGAACGACTCCTTCGATTGTTGCCTTTACCGCAAAGGGTGAAACCATTGTGGGTCAGTTCGCAAAGAACCAGGCAATTACGAATGCAGTAAATACAATCCGTTCTGCGAAACGTTTTATCGGTCGTCGTTTTAACGAAGCTGGTGACGAATCAAAGATGGTATCTTACAAAGTGATCCGTGCTGGAAATGATGGTGTAAAATTTGAAACCGTTTCTGGTGAATTCACTCCACAAGAAATTGCGGCTCGTGTTCTTCAAAAAATGAAGAAAACTGCGGAAGACTTTCTTGGCCATGAAGTAAAAAAAGCAGTGGTGACTGTTCCTGCTTACTTCAATGACGAACAAAGACAAGCAACAAAAGACGCAGGTCGAATTGCTGGTCTCGAAGTAGAACGTATCATCAACGAACCAACTGCAGCAGCTCTTGCTTATGGTTTTGATAAGAAAAAAACCAGTGCAAAGATCGCCGTATACGACTTAGGTGGTGGAACTTTTGACGTTTCTATCCTAGAACTTGGTGATGGCGTATTCGAAGTAAAATCCACAAATGGGGACACCCATCTTGGTGGTGACGACTTTGATAACGTAGTTATGCAGTGGATGATCGACGAATTCAAAAAACAAACAGGAATTGATATTTCTGGGGATAAAAACACCGTACAACGATTGAAAGAAGCTGCTGAAAAAGCTAAAATCGAGTTGTCTGGAACATCTTCCACTCAAATCAACCTTCCATTCATCACAGCAGATGCTTCTGGTCCAAAACATTTGGATATGACACTCACCAAAGCAAAGTTTGATGAAATCACAAGATCTCTTGTGGAAAGAACACGTATCCCATGTATCAATGCATTAAAAGATGCAGGTCTTTCTGCTAGCGAAATTGATGAAGTCATCCTTGTGGGTGGATCCATTCGTATCCCTGCGGTGCAAGCTCTTGTAAAAGAAATTTTTGGTAAAGAACCAAACAAATCTGTAAACCCTGATGAAGTGGTGGCAGTTGGTGCGGCAATCCAAGGGGGAGTTCTTGCTGGTGAAGTAACAGATGTATTGTTACTCGATGTAACTCCACTATCTCTTGGGATTGAAACTCTCGGTGGTGTGATGACAAAACTCATCGAAAGAAACACAACCATTCCTACAAGAAAGTCACAAGTGTTCTCTACTGCTGCAGACAGCCAAACAACAGTTTCGGTTCATGTATTACAAGGGGAACGTGAAATGGCAAGTGCGAATAGAACCCTCGGTCGTTTTGATCTAGTGGGAATTCCATCTGCACCAAGAGGAGTACCTCAAATCGAAGTAACATTTGATATCGACGCAAACGGTATTGTCCATGTATCTGCGAAAGATTTAGGAACAGGAAAAGAACAAAAGATTCGTATTGAATCTTCTACTGGATTGTCAGAAGAAGAAATCAAAAAGATGGTTAAGGATGCAGAAGCACACGCAGAAGAAGATAAAAAACTTCGCGAAGCTGCTGATACTAAAAACGAATTGGAAGCCATTGTTTACCAATTAGAAAAAACCATTGGTGAATCTGCTGACAAACTCGACGAATCAGAAAAACAAAGAGCACAGGACGAAATCAAACGCGGCCGTGAAGCTATGGAATCTGGTGACGTAGAAAGAATGAAAGCTTCCCGTGATTCTATCCAAGAAGTCGCAATGCAAATTGGACAAAAGATTTATTCACAAGCTGGCCCTGAAGCAGGAGCCCCAGGTGCAGACCAAGCGGGTGCTGCGGGTCAAGGTGCAAGTGAATCTTCTGCCGGTGGCGAAAAGGTCGTTGATGCGGATTACACCGTAGTTGATGAAGATAAAAAATAAATAGAGAAAAAGAAGTAAAACTATGAGCGACCGTGGTTACTACGAAGTATTAGGCGTTTCGAAAGGTGCCTCTGATGATGAGATCAAGAGCGCCTATCGTAAGTTAGCCATTAAATATCACCCTGATAAAAATAAGGGTGATAAAGAAGCGGAAGAAAAATTCAAAGAGGCAACTGAGGCCTATGAAGTGTTACGTGATGCACAAAAACGTGCAGCGTACGATCAGTACGGCAAGGCAGGTGTGAACGCGGGAGCCGGTGGAGGATATGGAGCAGGTGCTTATACAGACTTCTCTGATATCTTTGGCGACTTCGGTGATATCTTCAGTGAGTTTTTCGGAGGCGGAGGTGGTGGCGGTAGCCGCGGTGGTGGAAGAAGGTCCGGTCCTCAAAGAGGATCGGATTTACGTTATAATTTAGAAGTTAGTTTAGAAGATGCGGCCCTCGGAAAAGAATATAAAATAGAAATCCCAAGACTTGAAACTTGTGTGGATTGTTCCGGTTCGGGAGCCTCCAAAGGATCTTCGCCTACAGTTTGTCCTGATTGTTCGGGAACAGGCCAGGTGCGAAGAACCCAAGGATTTTTTAGTGTGACAACCACTTGCCCTCGTTGTAAAGGAAAAGGAAAAGTCATTTCCAATCCTTGTAAAACTTGTAAGGGTGAGGGACTAACAGAGAAAAGACGAACTATTCATATTAAAATTCCTGCCGGTGTTGAATCTGGTAGCCGACTCAAAGTTTCTGGCGAAGGTGAGTCTGGCCCGAACGGCGGCCCTAGTGGAGATTTGTATGTAGTCACACATATCAAAAAACACCCAACCTTTGAGCGCCAAGGTAACGATTTAATTGTTCAAAAAACAATTTCTTTATCAATGGCTTGCCTCGGTGGTGAGATTGAAGTGCCTTCGATTGATGGAAAGACCATCAACTTGAAAATTCCAGAAGGAACAGAGAGTGGACAAATCTTCCGATTGAAAGGACATGGAATCCCTTACCTAGGTTCTTATGGTAAAGGGGACCAACACGTAATCATCAAAGTAGAAATTCCTAAGAAACTTTCTAAAAAACAGAGAGAACTTATGGAAGAATTTGCCCGTGAGTCCGGCGAAAAGGTCGGCAGTGGCGGAAAATCTAAGTTGTTTTTCCGCTGAACTTTTGGAGTATTGAGAGCATCTATGGATAAAAAAGTCCGACTCGGAGTCATTGGTACTGGTCATATGGGCCAATACCACGTAAACGTTGCTAAACAGCTTTCTGATGCTGAACTCATCGGAATATTTGATGCCAGCTTGGAACGCGCCAATCAAATTGCTGAAAAACATAAAACAAAAGCGTTTCCTACAATTGAAGAATTGTTAGCAGAAACAGATGCTTTGGTTATCGCTGCACCAACATTCCTTCATCACAAGATCGCAAAACAGGCATTAGCTGCAAAGAAACATGTTTTGGTTGAAAAACCAATTTCACAAACTGTGGAAGAAGCAAAAGAACTAGTGGCTTTAGCAAAACAAAACAATTTGATTTTGCAAGTTGGGCACGTGGAAAGGTTTAATGGAGCGGTTTTGGAACTTGGAAAAATTGCTGAACATCCACTCCTCATTGAATCCAGAAGGATTGCACCTTATAATAGCCGAATCACTGATGTTGGTGTTGTTTTGGATATGATGATCCATGATATTGATATTGTTTTAAACTTGGTAAAATCGGAAGTGACGAATGTCAAAGCAGTTGGATCATCAATTGTATCCAACCATGAAGATGTTGCAAGTGTGGTTCTTACTTTTGCTAACGGATGTGTTGCATCTCTCAATGCTTCGCGTGCTTCCCAAGCAAAAATCAGAACACTCAATATCTCTCAAAAAGATTCATATGTATTTTTAGATTTTACAAACCAAGAAATTGAGTTACATAGACAAGCAAGTTCTACTACTCAACTTGGTAGTGGTGAAATTAAATACCGACAAGAATCCATTGTGGAAAAAATCTTTGTTCACAAAGATAACCCTCTCAAACAGGAACATGAGCACTTTGTAAAATGTATCAAAGGAGAATCCGAACCAATGGTGAAGGGTGATTCTGATATTAAAACATTAGAAGTGGCTTATAAAATCCTGGAAGAAATTCACGGGAAAAAATAATGACAAATATTCCTGATTCAACTCGCGGAAAGTTACTCATTTCCAATTCTAGTGTGATTCAGGATTTTTTTCACAAATCCGTTGTCCTTATGGTAGACCATGACGACGACGGGGCTTTTGGTTTGGTTTTAAACAAACCTACTGACCAAACCATGGAATCCTTAATCAAAAACCTTCCAGATACCGCATACTCCAGCAAACAAGTGTTTTCTGGTGGTCCTGTGGACAATATGTTCGTATCCATTCTTCATAATGGAAAACAAACAGAAGATCCTGGTGTTGAAATTGTTCCTGGTATTTATATGGCGAGAAGTTTTGATACAATGATCGAAGTTCTTTCCTCTGATCAAATTCAATTTCGTGTTCTACAAGGATATGCAGGTTGGTCTTCCGGCCAATTGGAAAGTGAATTCGAAAGATTGTCTTGGGTGGTTTCGGATCATGTGGATGAATCCATCGTTTTTAATGAAGACGAATCAGAAGTTATCTGGCGAGAAGCACTACGAAGTAAGGGTGGAATCTACAAATACTTTGTTGACCATACAAAAGATCCATCTCTCAATTGATTCACTGAATTAGTCACCGATATGAAACTACCATCCAAAAAGATTGTGCTCAGTTCGGGTTCCTCACCTCTAGGAAAAGAACTTTTACCACTTCTATTAACAGAAGGAGCACTGGTTGTCGTTGGTGACTCAAATCCTGAAGAAATTCCCAATCATCCCAATCTTCAAAAATATAAAATCGATACAACCAAACCAGAGCAGATGGAACGTTTGATTGAATCGGCCATTGAAACATTAGATAAAATAGATGTTTTTATTTTAAATTCTGAACAAATCACTTATGCGGAAGATGAAAAAGAAGATTGGAATAGATTAAAAGTTTTATTCAATGCAAACACTTTAGCCCCCATTCACACCATACAACGATTAACGAATTTAATTTCTGTTGGGCTTCATATAGTCGTAGTTAGTTCTGATTTAAGTAAAACTCCAACCCCAGGATTTGGATTGTATGGATCTTCCAAATCTGCTTTGGATTATTTTTGGGATTCCTTTCGTGGACAAATAGGAAGAGAGTTTCGATTTTCTCGAATCATTGCTTTGGAGCCGAAATTTTCTCTGCCAAGCCGACTGGCAAAGCGAGTTTTGAAATCGGTAATTAGGCCGAAAAAACGTCGGTACGAACATTTTTACCAATTGGGAAATCGATTTTTGTTAAAATTTTTACCTTTTTTAAGTTTTTTCCGAACCTTGGTCTATGCTTTTCGCCTAAAACAAGAGAAAAAGAGAAAAATTTCTTCGAACAATCTCTCTCCAACTACTGAAAATTAATCATTCAGTACTCTTTATAAACACTCTTATCCTTCCAATTCATTCGATGCTTAATTTATAAACAGAAAATCGCCACCGCTCAGTCTACTTATGTCAGATGGAGTTCCAATCCATGGTTTTGGTCATTTCTTCCATTTGGTACAAATATTGCTAACTAAGTAAGCAGAGGGTACCCCCATGTTTATCGCAGACTATAGTGCCAAAAATATATATGATGAGATGTTTTCCAGCGAAGGTTTTCCTCGCAAAAGTTATGACTTCGTAAAAACAAAAATGGAGAGTTTGGGTGGGATCGAACTCGTAAAACGTAGTACTTCGGCAGAAAGGGCTCTCATGTCACTTGGGATCACCTTTACTTTGTATGGTGATGGAGGTGAACAAGAAAGGATCATGCCTTTTGATGTCATTCCTCGTATTGTTCCAAGTGAAGAATGGATCAGTATGGAAAAAGGACTCAAACAAAGAATCCAAGCACTTAATTTATTTTTAACAGATATTTATGGAGAAGGAAAAATTCTTAAAGATAAAATCATTCCTCGCGAATTGATTGAGTCAAGTTCCGGATACCTCAAACAATGTATTGGTTTAAAACCTCCCAAAGATATTTGGATTCATATTACTGGAACGGATTTGGTGCGTGATGGAGCTGGTGCCTTCCATGTGTTAGAAGATAACTTACGTTGTCCATCTGGTGTTTCTTATGTATTGGAAAACCGTGAAGTGATGAAACGAACTTTTCCTGAACTATTTGAAAAGTTAAACATCCGCCAAGTTTATGATTATCCTTATCACTTAAGATCAATGTTAGAGAATCTAACAGACGTAGTCGATCCAGTGATTGCTGTTTGGACTCCTGGTGTTTTTAACTCTGCGTACTATGAACATAGCTTTTTAGCACAAAAGATGGGAGTATATCTTGTTGAAGGATCGGATCTCATCGTAGAAAATCACAAAGTTTATATGAAAACTACCAAAGGACTTCGTAAAGTCGATGTGATTTATCGAAGGATTGATGATACCTTTATGGATCAGTCAAGTTTTAGGCCGGACTCTTTACTTGGTGTGAAAGGAATTTTTGAAGCATTCAAAAGAGGAAATGTTGCCCTTGCCAATGCTCCTGGAACTGGAGTGGCTGATGATAAAGTAATTTATTCTTATGTTCCTAAGATCATTAAATACTACCTAGGTGAAGAACCGATCATTCCGAATGTTCCTACTTACCTTTGTTCTGAAGAAGCCGATTTAAAATTTGTTTTGGATAACATTCACAACCTGGTTGTCAAAGCTGCAAATGGTGCTGGTGGTTATGGAATGATCATTGGTCCAAAAGCAAGTAAACAAGAACAAGAAGATTTTAAGGAACTGATCAAAGCAGATCCAAGAAATTATATTGCTCAGCCGGTTTTAAATCTTTCCACAGTTCCTACGCTCATTGCAGATAAAATCGAATCAAGACATGTTGATTTAAGGCCGTTCATTTTGTACGGAAAAGATATATATGTAATGCCGGGTGGATTAACTCGCGTTGCGCTTCGTAAAGGATCACTTGTGGTCAATTCATCCCAGGGAGGCGGTTCAAAAGACACCTGGGTTCTAGGATAAAGGTGTTATATGTTAAGCCGAGTTGCCGAATCAGTTTTTTGGATGAATCGATATATCGAGAGGGCAGAAAATTACTCAAGATTTATTGATGTCAATCACCAGTTATCTTTAGATTTGCATGAAGAGGTGCCGAACCAATGGTTGCCTCTCGTACATACTACAGGAGATATTGAATTGTTTGAGAAAAGGTATTCTAGCCCAAGTCCGGTCAATGTCATACGGTTTATGACTTTTGACGAAGAGAATCCGAATTCTATTTTTCAATGTCTTTCGAGAGCCCGTGAGAATGCCCGAACCATTCGCGAAAACATTTCCACTTCTATGTGGGAAGTGTTAAACGAGTTTTATCTCTTTGTAAAAGATTATCGTAAAGTTTACTTAGAAAGTTCTGAACTACATGGAGATACTCTTTCGATGGGGCTCTCCGATTTTCTCAGTACAGTTCGAAAAAGTTGCCAAAGTTTTTATGGATGTTCTGATGCTACCATCTCTCATGATGAGGTTTGGAACTTTTCCTTGTTGGGCAGGTTCTTAGAACGAGCAGACAAAACCACACGAATCTTAGATATGAAGTACTTTATCCTACTTCCTTCTGTTCATGATGTGGGTTCCACATTAGATTTATTACAGTGGTTATCCCTTTTGAAATCGGCATCTGCACATGAGATGTACAATCAAAAATACAAACGTGTTGATCCCACTGATATTGCAGAGTTTTTGATTTTGAATGAAACCTTTCCTAGATCCATTTTCTTTTGTATCCAAGAGATGCAAGAGGCTTTGGAAAAAATTTCTGGAATTAAGGAAGGTTTGCCAAGGAACTTAGCGCAAGATGCAACTACAGTTTATTTGAATCGTTTGCGATCAGAAAATATCAAATCCATTTTTGATAAAGGTCTACATGAATACTTAGATGATATTCAAATAGAACTCAATCATATAGGTTCCAAAATTGTGGAACGATTTTTTACAAACTAACTATGAGCATACGAGTTGCACTGTCCCATATTACAACCTACCAATATGATAAGTCGATAAAATTATCACCTCATGTGATCCGGCTTAGGCCAGCTCCACATACCAAAAATCATATTGTTTCTTATTCTCTAAATATATTACCGGAACAAAAATTTCTTAACTGGCAACAAGATCCATTTGGGAATTATTTGGCTCGGTTGGTATTTCCAGAAAAAACCAATATCTTACAAGTAGCAGTTGATTTAGTAACTGATTTAAAGGTAATCAATCCCTTTGATTTTTTTGTAGAAGAGTATGCAGAGAACTTTCCTTTTACATACGATAAGGTATTAAAAAAAGAACTCGCTCCTTACTTAAAAGTTAAAAAACCCGGGAAGTTACTTGCCCCATACTTAAAAACAATCGATAAAACGCCGAGAAGAACTGTTGAATTTTTAGTTGCTTTGAATGCAAAAATTTACTCTGACGTTGGTTATGTGATCCGTATGGAACCAGGGATCCAAACTCCAGAATTCACTCTTTCTTCAAGAATGGGATCTTGTCGTGATTCTGCTTATTTACTTGTCCAAATTCTTAGAAATATGGGTCTTGCGGCAAGATTTGTATCTGGTTATTTGATCCAATTAAAAGCCGATGTAAAGTCTTTGGATGGACCTTCTGGTGCGGAATCTGATTTCACTGACCTACATGCCTGGGCAGAAGTTTATATTCCAGGTGCAGGTTGGGTGGGTCTTGATCCTACCTCTGGTCTTTTTACAGGAGAAGGGCATATCCCTTTGGCGGCCACACCGGAACCAGAATCAGCTGGTCCGATTTATGGTTTTGCAGAAAAAGCCAAAGCAGAGTTTTCCTTTCATATGGGAGTGGAACGTGTTTTAGAAACTCCAAGGGTCACCTTACCTTACCAAGGCGAAGATTGGGAACGAATCATTCGGTTGGGTGATTCGATTGATAAACGAATTCGAAAAAATGATATAAGACTTACGATTGGTGGAGAACCAACTTTTGTATCTACGGAGAATCGGGAAGCACCGGAATGGAATTTTGATGCCCTAGGTTTTGAAAAATATTCTAAATCAGAACAACTCATCAAACGGCTGGGGAAACATTTTGCTCCTGGCGGACTTTTACAATACGGCCAAGGGAAATGGTATCCAGGGGAACCTGTCCCTCGTTGGGCGATGATTTCTTATTGGCGTAAAGATGGTGAACCTATTTGGAACCATCCCTATTTACTTGCGGATGATCGTTATACAGGTTCAGCCACAACAGAAGATGCAAGAAGATTCATTAGTGTTCTCGGGAGCCGATTAAATATACCTTCCAAATCAATTCATACTGCTTATGAAGATAATTTATATTATCTTTGGCAAGAAGCAAATCTACCAACAGAAACCGAATTGATGTTAGATGGATTGAACACTTACGATAAAATGGAACGGGAACGTATTTTAAGAGTCATTGATTCTGGTATCCATCGCGAAGTCGGTTATACAATCCCACTGGATTATGATGTTTTCCGGTCATCTTGGATATCAGATGAATGGAGTTTTCGCCGAGGAAAAATGTTTTTAATTCCTGGTGATTCACCCATTGGGCTCAGGCTTCCCTTACACTCATTAGGTGGAAAACCATATTATCCTTATCCGGAAGATCCTTCGACTCCCAAACCTTCTTTACCAAAAGCAAAGGAATTGGGTCAATCTCCATTTTCATCAACAAACGTTAGTTATTCTATTGGAGGAATTCATACAAGGACAGCTCTATGTGTGGAACCTAGAAATGGAAACATTCGGGTGTTTTTACCACCAATCCAATCATTGGAAGGTTGGCTCCGTCTCATTTACGCTATTGAACAGACTGCTTTAGAAACCGATATACCGATTGTATTGGAAGGTTATGAAGCTCCTCATGATCCTAGACTCAATCGTTTTAAGATCACACCGGATCCTGGAGTGATTGAGGTCAATTTTCATCCATCTTCTTCTTTTGGAGAAATTGTTGAAAAAACGCAGGTTCTATATGAAGAAGCCACGCAACTACGATTGACTGCAGAAAAATTTTTGATTGATGGTCGTCATTCTGGTACTGGTGGTGGAAATCATATCACTCTCGGTGGTGCTTCTGTTGGTGATAGTCCATTTTTAAGAAAACCTTCGCTTTTACGAAGTTTGGTGGCATATTGGCAAAATCATCCAGGACTCTCTTATTTGTTTTCTGGAATGTTCATTGGCCCGACTTCTCAATCACCAAGAATTGATGAAGCTAGAAATGATTCCTTACACGAATTAAAAATTGCCTTCCAACAAATTGATTCTAATCGGCACACACCACCTTGGATGTTGGATCGAGTTTTAAGAAATATCTTAATTGATATTACTGGGAATACTCACCGAACAGAAATTTCGATTGATAAACTTTTTGATCCTGGTTCGCCTACCGGGCGTTTGGGGCTTATTGAAATGCGTGCGTTTGAAATGCCTCCTCATTACCAGATGAGTGTCATCCAACAAGCATTTATGATGGCAATCATTTGTCGATTTTGGGAAGATCCATACTATGGAAGTCCAATCAATTGGAATACGGAGTTACATGATCGTTTTATGTTGCCTTACTTTGTGTATCGTGACTTTAAGGAAGTGATCCAAGATTTGCAGAATAGTGGCTTTGGATTTTTATCAAAAGACTTTGATCCATTTTTTGAATTTAGATTTCCTCAATATGGAATTTGTTATTTGGATGGAATGGAAATTGAATTACGAATGGCTTTAGAACCTTGGAACGTACTTGGTGAAGAAAATACAGCACAAGGAACTTCAAGAGGAGTAGACTCTGCAACTGAACGAGTTCAAGTCAAAGTCAAAGGATTTCATCCAGAAAGATATCGTTTGAGTTGCAACGGGTACGAAGTTCCGCTACAACCTACATCTGTTCAAAATGAATTTGTTGCTGGAGTCAGGTTTAAGGCTTGGTCTCCTGTTTTTACTTTACACCCACAAATACCTGCGCAACAGTCTTTAGTGTTTGATGTTTATGATACTTGGAATCATAGAGCACTCGGAGGATGTACGTATCATGTATCCCATCCAGGAGGATTGTCTTACCAAACTATTCCTATTAATGGGTATGAAGCAGAATCCAGAAGGATCTCTCGTTTTTGGACTCATGGACATAAGATTGGAAAAAGCCTTCCACCAATTCGATTGGAAAATAAAGCCTTCCCATCAACATTGGATCTTAGGATGGTAACATTCAAGTAGATGATGACACAAGATCCTTATCATTTAATCGGAAATTATAAAACGATTCCTGGAGTTTATGATGAACTCTATGATGCTGATGGTCAAATTCGAAACAAATATAAGTTTTTAGTTAAATCCTTTCAAGAGTTAGGGCCCGCAGAACTTGTCAATCGTAGACGTGATACGGATCGAATTCTTAGAGAGAATGGTGTTACATATAACTTATACCAATCAGACTCACCAGAAGCAAAGGAAAGACCTTGGGATTTGGATTTGTTTCCTTTGGTTATGGAAAGTGAAGAGTGGCGTGTTTTAGAAAGAGGGTTAAACCAACGGGCCGATTTGTTAGATGCTCTTGTCAGAGATGTTTACTCCAAAAGACGCCTGTTATACGAAAAAAAAATTCCTCCCGAAATTCTTTTTAATGAATCTTCTTTTTTGCGCGCTTGTGATGGAATGTATGATTCCAATCACTTCCTTACTAAAAATCCAGCTCTATTATTTTTTGTTTGTGATTTGATTCGTGCTGCCGATGGCAACTTTTACGTTTTAAATGATAGGGTCCAAGCACCTTCTGGTTCTGGTTATTCATTAGAAAATCGAATTGTACTATCTCGAATTTTCCCAAGTATGTACCGCGATGCGATGGTTCACCGTGTTGCCGTTTATTTTCGGTCCCTTCGTAAATCATTAACTCAACTAGCGGGTGTTACTGGTCGCGAGCCAGTGATTGTTTTGTTAACACCTGGTCCATCGAACGAAACATATTTTGAACATGCCTACCTTGCTGGTTATTTGGGTTATACGCTTGTACAAGGTGAAGATTTAACTGTTAGAAAAAATAAAGTTTATATGAAAACCGTAGAAGGTTTACAACAAATCGATTTGATTCTAAGAAGGGTCGATGATGATTTTATGGATCCATTAGAACTAAGAGGGGATTCACTTTTGGGAGTTCCTGGACTTTTGGAATCGGTTCGTTCGGGACATGTCAAAATCGCAAATCCCATCGGAACCGGATTTTTAGAAAACCGAGCCCTATTACCATTTTATTCTGACCTATGTCGTTTTTATTTAGGAGAGGATTTGATCCTTCCTATGGCTCCTACCTATTGGATGGGAACAAAAGAACATTTCCAATTGGTATTACAAAATCCCGAAAAATTTGTTTTTAAAACTGTATCACGCACTGATGAAGAAAAACCAGTTACCTTTATCGAACTGAGTGGAGAAAGAAAGGATTCGTTTTTACAAAAACTAAAATCATTCCCCAATCGTTTCATCGCACAAGAAATGATCGCATCTGCCACCGTACCAGTATTAGGTGAAAATGGGTTTCGACCAGGTCGAGCGATCATGAGAACCTTTGTATCTTCTTCCGGCTCCGGTTACCAAACAATGGCTGGTGGTTTGGTAAGAGTATCTCCTTCCTTAGATGATTTCTTTATTACGAGCCAAAGAGGAGCTTGGAGTAAAGACCTTTGGGTTCTTGCAACTGAAACACAAAAAGAAGAATCTTTACTTGTGGCAAAATCAGACCAAGTGATGATTTCCAGAAAAAGTTCCGGAGTCCCTAGTCGTGTGGCTGATAATTTATTCTGGTTGGCAAGGTATTTGGAACGATCCGAAAACCAAACAAGGGTCATACGAGAAGCTGTTTATAAAATTTTACAAGTAGAAGACGGTTACGAAAGAGAATCTTTAGAAAATTCATTAAAACTAGTAACACATGTAACCAATAGTTATCCAGGTTTTCTT encodes:
- the grpE gene encoding nucleotide exchange factor GrpE codes for the protein MAEETNGSVDEQNVSVEEGQTITDEAIEQAVEGAEKELDNAKKEIETLKDSWLRERAEFQNYKRRTANDLLNARKESIKKFAEGLTGALDNLERVSNVPNQTPEVVAFVEGIKMVQKEFYSVLEKEGIKRLDPKGMPFDPMLMEAIASEESAEFVEETVVETYQAGYYHEDGENKQSIRPARVKVGKPQS
- the dnaK gene encoding molecular chaperone DnaK, whose amino-acid sequence is MSKEKIIGIDLGTTNSCVAVMEGGDPVVIQNSEGARTTPSIVAFTAKGETIVGQFAKNQAITNAVNTIRSAKRFIGRRFNEAGDESKMVSYKVIRAGNDGVKFETVSGEFTPQEIAARVLQKMKKTAEDFLGHEVKKAVVTVPAYFNDEQRQATKDAGRIAGLEVERIINEPTAAALAYGFDKKKTSAKIAVYDLGGGTFDVSILELGDGVFEVKSTNGDTHLGGDDFDNVVMQWMIDEFKKQTGIDISGDKNTVQRLKEAAEKAKIELSGTSSTQINLPFITADASGPKHLDMTLTKAKFDEITRSLVERTRIPCINALKDAGLSASEIDEVILVGGSIRIPAVQALVKEIFGKEPNKSVNPDEVVAVGAAIQGGVLAGEVTDVLLLDVTPLSLGIETLGGVMTKLIERNTTIPTRKSQVFSTAADSQTTVSVHVLQGEREMASANRTLGRFDLVGIPSAPRGVPQIEVTFDIDANGIVHVSAKDLGTGKEQKIRIESSTGLSEEEIKKMVKDAEAHAEEDKKLREAADTKNELEAIVYQLEKTIGESADKLDESEKQRAQDEIKRGREAMESGDVERMKASRDSIQEVAMQIGQKIYSQAGPEAGAPGADQAGAAGQGASESSAGGEKVVDADYTVVDEDKK
- a CDS encoding Gfo/Idh/MocA family protein — protein: MDKKVRLGVIGTGHMGQYHVNVAKQLSDAELIGIFDASLERANQIAEKHKTKAFPTIEELLAETDALVIAAPTFLHHKIAKQALAAKKHVLVEKPISQTVEEAKELVALAKQNNLILQVGHVERFNGAVLELGKIAEHPLLIESRRIAPYNSRITDVGVVLDMMIHDIDIVLNLVKSEVTNVKAVGSSIVSNHEDVASVVLTFANGCVASLNASRASQAKIRTLNISQKDSYVFLDFTNQEIELHRQASSTTQLGSGEIKYRQESIVEKIFVHKDNPLKQEHEHFVKCIKGESEPMVKGDSDIKTLEVAYKILEEIHGKK
- the dnaJ gene encoding molecular chaperone DnaJ, which gives rise to MSDRGYYEVLGVSKGASDDEIKSAYRKLAIKYHPDKNKGDKEAEEKFKEATEAYEVLRDAQKRAAYDQYGKAGVNAGAGGGYGAGAYTDFSDIFGDFGDIFSEFFGGGGGGGSRGGGRRSGPQRGSDLRYNLEVSLEDAALGKEYKIEIPRLETCVDCSGSGASKGSSPTVCPDCSGTGQVRRTQGFFSVTTTCPRCKGKGKVISNPCKTCKGEGLTEKRRTIHIKIPAGVESGSRLKVSGEGESGPNGGPSGDLYVVTHIKKHPTFERQGNDLIVQKTISLSMACLGGEIEVPSIDGKTINLKIPEGTESGQIFRLKGHGIPYLGSYGKGDQHVIIKVEIPKKLSKKQRELMEEFARESGEKVGSGGKSKLFFR
- a CDS encoding SDR family NAD(P)-dependent oxidoreductase, whose product is MKLPSKKIVLSSGSSPLGKELLPLLLTEGALVVVGDSNPEEIPNHPNLQKYKIDTTKPEQMERLIESAIETLDKIDVFILNSEQITYAEDEKEDWNRLKVLFNANTLAPIHTIQRLTNLISVGLHIVVVSSDLSKTPTPGFGLYGSSKSALDYFWDSFRGQIGREFRFSRIIALEPKFSLPSRLAKRVLKSVIRPKKRRYEHFYQLGNRFLLKFLPFLSFFRTLVYAFRLKQEKKRKISSNNLSPTTEN
- a CDS encoding YqgE/AlgH family protein yields the protein MPDSTRGKLLISNSSVIQDFFHKSVVLMVDHDDDGAFGLVLNKPTDQTMESLIKNLPDTAYSSKQVFSGGPVDNMFVSILHNGKQTEDPGVEIVPGIYMARSFDTMIEVLSSDQIQFRVLQGYAGWSSGQLESEFERLSWVVSDHVDESIVFNEDESEVIWREALRSKGGIYKYFVDHTKDPSLN